Within the Bacteroidales bacterium genome, the region ACGTTTTCCTTATCGTATAATAAAAGCCCGTTGGAAAGAGATGAACAGTATGAAATTTTTTATTACCAACCTTCGTGTTGTTGGTATGGACAGGGTTGGACTGATTAACGACATCACAAAAGCCATTTCGGAAGATTTGAAGGTGAACATGAAAAGTATCAACTTCAAATCCCTGGGATCCAGTTTCGAAGGATTGATCAAAGTACAGGTGAGGGATGTTGAACACCTGGGTTATTTGCGGCAGAAACTGCTCAAGATCAAAGGAGTGGTAAAGGTCGGGCGTTTCGACTAGTCGTTCCCTTTACCCGGTAGCATCGGCACAAACACAAAACCGCCGTGATGCTCCACCGAAAAATCATTTTCATCTTTTTTAATCAGGCGGGTCATGGTCTGATGCCCCTGGCTGCCGACCGGCGCTACCAGTATTCCTCCAACCTTCAGTTGCCGTTTAAGCTCCTCCGGAATTTCTGGCAATGCGGCCGTGATGATAATACGGTCGAAGGGTGCAAACGCTGGCAATCCCTGGTAGCCGTCACGGTGAAAAACTTTTACTTTGTAATTATACTTTTCAAAAAACTGCTTCACTTTTTTGTAAAGGTTAAACTGGCGCTCAATGCTGTACACCCTGGCGCCCATTTCGTCAAGAATACAAGCCTGGTAGCCTGAACCGGTGCCAATTTCGAGCACGGTCATATCGGGTTCAACCATGAGCAGTTCTGATTGAATGGCAACAGTGTATGGTTGTGATATGGTTTGGCCTGACCCAATCGGGAAGGCTTTATCCTGGTAAGCAAATTCAAGGAAAGATGAATCCATAAAGATGTGCCGGGGTACTTTCAGCAGGGCGGCAATTACCCTCTCGTTTCTTATTCCTTTGTCGATAATGCTGTTGACCAGTTGCTGGCGTAATCCCCGATGCCGGTAATTGTCAGTGAGTTCCATCTTTTAGTTGGGTAAAACAATGCTTTTAAGTGTGGACGGCGAAATTAATCATTTCGGTAAGGATAAAAATCATTTATTTTTGCCAAAAATTAATTTATGCTAAAGATCGGAGTTTTAGGCGCCGGACACCTCGGCAAGATTCACCTTAAATGTATTGCAGCGCTGGAAAAGTACGAACTTGTGGGTTTTTACGATCCAAATGATGCCACTGCAAAAATTGTTGCTGAAGAATTCAAGATTAAAAGATTTGATTCGATTCACGAATTGATTGATGCTGTGGAAGTCGTTGACATTGTAACACCCACCGTTTCGCATTTTGAATGTGCTTCAGAATCGCTTAAAAAAGCACGGCACGTGTTCATCGAAAAGCCTGTGGTGACAACATCCGCTGAAGCGCTCGAGCTGATCGAGATTGCGAAAGAAGCGGGAGTGAAGGTGCAGGTGGGCCATGTAGAACGCTTTAATCCTGCATTTCTGGCTGCAAGGCCATTGATCCAGAATCCGATGTTTATCGAAACCCACCGCCTGGCGCAGTTCAACCCAAGAGGGACTGACGTTCCGGTTGTTCTCGACCTGATGATCCATGATATTGACATTGTGTTGAGTGTGGTTAAATCGGAAGTGAAAAAAATAAGTGCAAGTGGCGTAGCTATCGTCAGCGACTCACACGACATCGCCAATGCAAGGATAGAGTTCGACAACGGCTGTGTGGCCAATTTAACGGCAAGCCGGATATCGCTGAAAAACATGCGAAAATCGAGGTTCTTCCAGCGTGATGCATACATTGCCGTGGACTTCCTGAAAAAAGACATCGAAATCGTCCGGATGAGAGATATTGAAAATGACCCGGATGACCCGTTTGCCATGGTTATTGATCTTGGTAGCGGTAAGGGTAAAAAAGAATTACTGCTCGACAAGCCGGAGATAGTGCCCAATAACGCCATCATGACCGAACTGGAAAGTTTCGCCGACGCCATCCAACTCAATGTAACCCCACCGGTTACTATCTTCGACGGATACAGAGCGCTGGATGTGGCACATAAAATACTCGGTAAAATTGCCGGTTAATCTATGACAAGCCACCAATTCAAGCAAAATATCATCTTGTTTAAGACGTTCAACACATACACTTACCAAATAGGAATGAGGATCGCCTGGTTTTACCGGTTCATATTTTTGATCGCAACGGCAGTTGTTCTGTTTACCGCCTGTCAGGATGATAACCTCAAGCCTGGAGTACCAGCTTTAGTAAAAGTAGAGAATTTTAACCTGACCACAAATTATGCAGTTCAGGGAACCAACTCGCATAAAATAACCGATGTGTGGGTGTTTGCTGATGATCAGACGATTGGTGTTTTTGAATTGCCCGCTGTCATTCCTATACTCAAAGATGGACCCGGAAAACTGCGTATTGAAGGAGGAATAAAACTCAACGGGATAAAAACCACGCGCGCCAACAATCCTTTTTTCGAACCGGTGATTATTGATGCATTTAGCTTCATACCCGACAGTATCATCACTGTTGATCCGTCAACCACTTACCGCGCCTCTACCGTGTTTGTCTGGATGGAAGATTTTGAAAACGCAGTCATTTCGTTGGATACAACCCGGCTGAACAGTGAGGTTAATATCATCAAAACCACAATTGGTGAGGGTTTTGAAGGGAACTATTCGGGTTTGGTTGAACTTACAGGTGAAAACGACGTATTTGAGGCGGCTTCTTTTGACTCATTTGAATTACCCACTACCGGAGATCCTGTTTTTCTTGAATTAAACTATAAAAATGACTACACTTTTTCGGTTGGTATCTTTTCTCAAACTCCCAGTCAGATCATCAAAAAAGAAATCATTTACCTGCTTCCCCAAAGCGATTGGAACAAAATATATATCAACCTGACTGAAACATTAAAGAACTCGCAGGATGCTGTCGATTTTAAGATTTTTTTCCGTACGATGCTGCCTAACGA harbors:
- a CDS encoding Gfo/Idh/MocA family oxidoreductase: MLKIGVLGAGHLGKIHLKCIAALEKYELVGFYDPNDATAKIVAEEFKIKRFDSIHELIDAVEVVDIVTPTVSHFECASESLKKARHVFIEKPVVTTSAEALELIEIAKEAGVKVQVGHVERFNPAFLAARPLIQNPMFIETHRLAQFNPRGTDVPVVLDLMIHDIDIVLSVVKSEVKKISASGVAIVSDSHDIANARIEFDNGCVANLTASRISLKNMRKSRFFQRDAYIAVDFLKKDIEIVRMRDIENDPDDPFAMVIDLGSGKGKKELLLDKPEIVPNNAIMTELESFADAIQLNVTPPVTIFDGYRALDVAHKILGKIAG
- a CDS encoding protein-L-isoaspartate(D-aspartate) O-methyltransferase, producing the protein MELTDNYRHRGLRQQLVNSIIDKGIRNERVIAALLKVPRHIFMDSSFLEFAYQDKAFPIGSGQTISQPYTVAIQSELLMVEPDMTVLEIGTGSGYQACILDEMGARVYSIERQFNLYKKVKQFFEKYNYKVKVFHRDGYQGLPAFAPFDRIIITAALPEIPEELKRQLKVGGILVAPVGSQGHQTMTRLIKKDENDFSVEHHGGFVFVPMLPGKGND